The genomic DNA AGGCGAGCTGGTAGGTCGATTTGTCGAGCATGCCACTTTCGAGGGTGACATTGACCGGGTCCTTGTTCTCGAAACCGGTGACTTTCTTGGCGGTCTGGTCGAAGTCCAGGTTGATCTTCTTTGCCTTGCCCAGGCCACCGCGTTCGAAGGAATAGCTCTTCGGTTGCAGGGTGTCCTTGTCGAAATTGATGACGCTGGTTTCGGTGAGGCTGGCGATCATCATGGAGGCCTTGAAATTCAAGGTCCACGAGCCGTTGTCATTCTTGGTCAGGCTGCGCTCGGCCGAACCACTCATGGGCAACTGTTTCCAGTCGGCGGTGTAGCTGGCGGAGAAGGGGTGAAGGTCTGCTGCTTGCACGGCTGGCAAGGCGAACAGCGCAAAAGCGAAGAGCAAGGCGCGACGCATAAAATCTCCTAGGTTCGAATCAAGTGGCCGCTGGCCGCGAGTAACTGACCGTCCAATAATGCACCC from Pseudomonas tolaasii NCPPB 2192 includes the following:
- a CDS encoding DUF3108 domain-containing protein, with amino-acid sequence MRRALLFAFALFALPAVQAADLHPFSASYTADWKQLPMSGSAERSLTKNDNGSWTLNFKASMMIASLTETSVINFDKDTLQPKSYSFERGGLGKAKKINLDFDQTAKKVTGFENKDPVNVTLESGMLDKSTYQLALQRDVAAGKKSMSYRVVEGTDVDTYDFRVIGPEKVQTKAGSIDAIKVERVRDPSQSKRITQMWFAKDWGGILVALRQVETDGKEYNIMLLDGTVDGKAVKGS